A stretch of Streptomyces vietnamensis DNA encodes these proteins:
- a CDS encoding glutamate--cysteine ligase produces MGRDVPALEFTRDDRRRFRNKMHTCLDVFAQMLRESRFDFERPQVGLEIELNLVDEAAEPAMRGSDVLEALADPSWSTELGRFNLEINIDPRQLTAGGPGSWEQEIRDALNHAEEKAAAIGTHLVMIGILPTLELKDVGPASLSENPRYHLLNEQIFAARGEDLLIAVDGVERLRTYADTITPEAACTSTQFHLQVSPDEFADHWNAAQAVAGVQVALAANSPFLFSKELWRETRIPLFEQATDTRPEEIKVQGVRPRVWFGERWITSVFDLFEENAQYFPALLPLCDDEDPQKTLDEGGTPELAELTLHNGTVYRWNRPVYAVVDGVPHLRVENRVLPAGPTVADVLSNGAFYYGLVRALVDEDRPVWSRMSFSAAEDNLYAAARHGIDAQLYWPGMGEVPVTELVLRRLLPLADRGLERWGMDSAWREPLLGIIEQRCVSGRNGAVWQSEMFHHIQDIDHVDRHQALRRMTQQYLDYMHMNAPAHTWPVE; encoded by the coding sequence ATGGGACGCGACGTTCCGGCGCTGGAGTTCACCCGTGACGACCGTCGCCGGTTCCGGAACAAGATGCACACGTGCCTCGACGTGTTCGCTCAGATGCTGAGGGAGTCACGGTTCGACTTCGAGCGGCCGCAGGTCGGGTTGGAGATCGAACTGAACCTCGTGGACGAAGCCGCGGAGCCCGCCATGCGCGGCTCGGACGTCCTGGAGGCGCTGGCCGACCCGTCCTGGTCGACCGAGCTGGGGCGGTTCAACCTGGAGATCAACATCGATCCGCGGCAGCTCACCGCGGGCGGCCCCGGATCCTGGGAACAGGAGATCCGGGACGCGCTCAACCACGCCGAGGAGAAAGCCGCGGCGATCGGGACGCACCTGGTCATGATCGGAATTCTGCCGACGCTGGAGCTGAAGGACGTGGGTCCGGCGTCGCTTTCCGAGAATCCGCGGTACCACCTGCTGAACGAGCAGATCTTCGCCGCACGGGGCGAGGACCTGTTGATCGCGGTGGACGGGGTGGAGAGGCTGCGCACCTACGCGGACACGATCACGCCGGAGGCGGCGTGTACCAGCACTCAGTTCCACCTGCAGGTGTCGCCGGACGAGTTCGCGGACCACTGGAACGCCGCGCAGGCCGTCGCCGGGGTACAGGTGGCGCTGGCCGCGAACTCTCCGTTCCTCTTCTCCAAGGAGCTGTGGCGCGAGACGCGTATTCCACTGTTCGAGCAGGCCACCGACACCCGGCCGGAGGAGATCAAGGTGCAGGGAGTCCGGCCCCGGGTGTGGTTCGGCGAGAGGTGGATCACCAGCGTCTTCGATCTCTTCGAAGAGAATGCGCAGTACTTCCCGGCGTTGCTGCCGCTCTGCGACGACGAGGATCCTCAGAAGACGCTCGACGAGGGAGGGACCCCTGAACTTGCCGAGCTGACGCTGCACAACGGGACGGTCTATCGGTGGAACCGCCCCGTTTACGCCGTCGTCGACGGCGTACCGCACCTGCGGGTGGAGAACCGCGTGCTGCCCGCGGGGCCCACGGTGGCCGACGTGCTGTCGAACGGCGCCTTCTACTACGGCCTGGTCCGCGCCCTGGTCGACGAGGACCGGCCGGTCTGGTCGCGGATGTCGTTCTCGGCTGCTGAGGACAATCTGTATGCCGCAGCCCGGCATGGAATCGATGCGCAGCTGTACTGGCCCGGGATGGGTGAGGTTCCCGTGACCGAACTGGTGCTGCGCCGCCTGCTGCCGCTCGCAGACCGCGGGCTGGAGCGGTGGGGCATGGACAGCGCCTGGCGGGAGCCGCTGCTGGGGATCATCGAGCAGCGGTGCGTCAGCGGCCGCAACGGCGCGGTATGGCAGTCGGAGATGTTCCACCACATCCAGGACATCGACCACGTGGACCGGCATCAGGCGCTGCGGCGGATGACGCAGCAGTACCTCGACTACATGCACATGAACGCTCC